The stretch of DNA TTGATGACATTAAGGAattcatttagtattatttttatctgtCATATACGgttcaaacaaaaattaatcattttagTGTTACTAAATTGGTAGTTTGCTACCACTATTAATTGTGTTAATAACCTCTCATAATATATATCTCATCTCTTAAATTGTAACATtaatattatgattattattcgGGAAATGCTATCACTGAAATTTCCTTTTGCGGCTGATACATCCCAAAAggtaaaaaagcaaaaaggaaaCGAGAAAAATGGGAGGCGCCGAGGCAGAAATGATTGACGTGAAGAAAAGTTAAGATTTTATTTGCATCTACGAAAACATAAGAAAGAAAATTCAGATTTGGCTGGGCTTCGCAAAGAAACAAAACTGTTGTAATATGGGTAGCAAATGATAGAGGCCAAAATCCCAGAAAATCAGGGTAATATTCgtatttccattttcttttttgtctAATCAAAGATCAAATGCATATATCTAATTTGGATTGGTTGATGTCACTTAAATAAGTATTAGAAGTTCGAAGTTTATGAATTATACATTGTGTCACATCCTATACGGTGAGTTGATTTAtcgcaaaaaaataaataataaaataaacatgcattttttagattcaaaatgttaataaaattaatttacaaaaataagctTCTATAAGTGATTTTGTGATAAGaattagttaaatttaaaaatttgtaacatTATTATCATATGATTCACATGAAGCttaggaaaaatgtcacttggAATGGTTGAGAATGTTGTCTCTAGATCAAGTTGTAACATATGTAGTCACATAAAATAAACATTAGTCCCATAATATTCACATGCAGCATTTATTATCCTTCACAACGTTGTTCATGTAAGTTGACAAATAATAGGTGGTGAAGTGAACGTACTTGTGCTAATTAAACTTAATATCATTATTGTTTACCCAATCAAACTTTTCACTTATATTGTAAATAATAGCAACTTCCCGAGTAACTAGAAAAAAAGGTACATGCATAAAATATGTCATTCACATGTCAACCGAAAAAAGTTCTTAGAACAGtgttaagaaattaaatttagtttgGAGACAATAGTACAATTAGTAATTAATAATGATCGTTCTCCTTTACAATCAAGTGGTATAATcaccaataaaaatatttgaaagaaaataaaaaattaatctaaaattaattttttatatttcttagcaagtttaattttgattcagtcatacaattatatttattttttttaccatttaAACAGTTAATATgaaaagtagttatttttatagatgtaacattacataattaaatatatgtataaaactattttatactgacagtgcatcaaaattaaattcattacaACTGAAATAATtagataatattaaatataataaatataatattataaatgttatatatataaatattaaattaaataagataattagattattatctCTGTTAAAGatataatcatttatatatctttttctgTTAACTTAAACTTTagaaaaagtaattttataatataagatGAGAGTTTCTATAATTGAAAAGTTTAGAGTTTGATTAttgttaaaattcaaaaaaattttgaacataatacaaataaaaaagaaagcatatacaaaataatttaaacaagtccaaaaaaatattttttttaaagaatatattaaaaatatatttcatataccttctatatattattaacttaaattttttggaaaaaatagtCCTATGTCAATCTCCAACACCACCGAATCACCAAACACAAATGACTTTATTCCTTGATCTTAATCATAACGGAAAAAAACAACCATCAATTGCTGATTATTACTATTTGTTGAAGGTGGAATAGTGTTAAGCCTAAAAGTCTATGTTTCTGTAATTTGATGTTATAATtaagaggtagaagaagagagaggagtAGGCTCCTCAATATGCACCATCCAAGGTTTGAGATAGCGATGCgtgtgtttttgttgttttcctAATACAACTGTCACCATGAGAACAATGAACATACATAATTGAAGGAGCCTTTATTAGGGGATGATTGAAGGAGATATGTGAGAGTGTGATGAGACTAATGAGAGGTTGAAGGCGCCAtcatttttggtaaaaaaaaagtcGAGTGCTGACCAACCCACCTCCTCTTCTTCCATCCATGCCCACCCTACTTTACCTTACCTTACCTTACCTCTCTTTTAAAGCCTTCTCACTATGACTTATACTAGCTACTAGCTAGTTAGGGTTGTGGCCACATCAATAACCAAAAAGCACAAACAATAAAAAGTAAGCTTTGNNNNNNNNNNNNNNNNNNNNNNNNNNNctttctttttactttttcaaaaatttaatttatagtaCACTCCTagttttaactttaaaaaaaaaggataaattcatttattcatttatCAAGATTAAAAGTAacattctaaaataatatgtgAAGAATGCTTTCTTATGAAACTCGTATTTTACGAAATAATTTCGgggttttttttcaattaatttatgaccataattataaaaatattactttacGATAATTTTCATGCCATGTTCAGCTTCACATGAAAACTATGTACTCCCCCCTCAGTAGAATTTGGAAGTTCATATTTCACTCTCAAGACTCCTAGTTCCAGCTTTATTTTTTCTCACACTATGCTTCTCTTTACACTACAAGATTAAATAAAGAAGCCCaactcttctctttttcttttttctttgttcacTTTCTCGGAATAAAAAATTGCTAATCAAGTTACGTATCACAAACATAGCGAACAAACGCATATATAGCTGCCGGATCCGCGGACGATCAAAGACAAAAATACCAATAAatataacaattaaataattaattaacagcatataacaaaattaaagtaaaCAAAACTTTGTAGAAAAAGTCTTCTCctcttatatataatatattcatTTCCTCTAACCAATTGCTAAGAAAACCATCTGTGCTACTTGATGACCGAAACGgaattttctaaattaaaataataataatgaaaaaatttacaATTTCTGGATAGGAGAGGGAGCCATTCCTAGATATCATTTGACTCTGCCGATGCTAGATTTCCCCTGTTTTCCTCTGCAATTGTCTCCCATATGGTGGACTTTGTTCCTTCTTATGAGGTGTTGTTCTTGAAAATTGCGTCANNNNNNNNNNNNNNNNNNNNNNNNNNNNNNNNNNNNNATAGGGGGAGGCACTACTAGATTCAAGAAGATATGGGGGCCAAATAGGTcaacttttttcatttttatttatttttatatgttcccaaaattttggaaaaaaaccTGATGAAAGGATCTCACCACcgtttaaattttgtgattcttgcGTCATTTTTTTCTTCCTAGTCTTAGCTGCTCCCCAGAAAATCCTCATGGTTGCTAACAACATACACCAGAAATGCAGAATCATTATTTCCTTTCATGCACGTCCATTGCTAACTCCCAAAGAATAAAAAGGTTGAAAAATTAAGGGTCACtccattatttttttacaaaccAAGGAGTATGTAGTAGACTAGAGTAATTGGCAGTGCTATCAACATCCCAAATATAACCCTACATTTAAATTCATACAATATATAagaattaaagttaaaaattaaaaatcatataagaaagtttgaattatattgaattgaAAATTGCTTACGCTGTGCTTAGAATGGCTGGATGGACATTGTACTCCTTGGCAAAAACAAAGGGAACAATCCCTTGTGGAAGTGCAGCCTatgttcaaataataataaccaaaactgttataatatattatatacaaaTCAGTGTACgtaaaaaaaacattaaactCTTAATTACAAGATACGTAGTTGGCTCCAAAAGCATTCAAATTCTCTAAAATGATGGCATCAATAATTAATGATCGGAGAGGAACAACACATAGACATAGACATCACATGAAAAGACATGAATGTAATAATAATTTTCTCAAAGATTTAGAcacagaaaaattgaaaaagtagCATAAATTATTGGTAGGTAAAATAATTACCTGAACGATAGCAACACGTAAGAGGGTGCCACGGAGGCCAACAGCGATGGAAGCTGCTGCCATAACCGCTGGGCCAGTGAGGAAGCGAACCGCCATAGCAAAAGTCGCTACCGAGTTACCACACGCAATTATCTTGGGTTGAAGTGCCATAAACAGACCTACAAATCCATTTTTAGATTTAACAGTGAGTGAAGATTAAAACATATTTATGGGTAGTGCATGATTCGTCCGATTCAACTACCTATGCCTAATTTGGTCCCagaaagaaataatatatatatatatatatataaaaagaagaggaaaatggCAGCAGTCACCAGCACCACCCTGGACCGCAAAGCGACGTCGTTCAATACACGACCCCACATGTCGGGTGATGAACATGATCTGCTTATATATGCTGTTGTTGCTTTGCGGTAACAAACTTCACCATAATGGACGGTTGTCCCTTGCTTAAACTCGCTTTCCCCCAAATCCATACTTTTCATAGATTCACACACATACACATACCCATTTTATTGCGTTGGTTATCATTTTTGATCTACTTACTACTTGCCTAAAGAAACTACAACATgcgaataaaattaattaagcgTAACCACTCAAAACTAGATCTGGCTACGTGTATGTACCGCTGGAAATGGGAATCACTATAGCCATGTTTGTCTTTGTAAAAAAGGGGAAAATGGAAATAGTCAATGAAGAAAAGAAGCTACGCTAAGAATCATTGAAGGAGTGGCAAATTTGTGGAGGAACTGTGACCACTCACCCAAGCTGAACATAGCCATTCCAAGACCAGCATCAGACAGTATGGAGATTGATTTCTCTATTATTTTTGGCATATGCACATGCCACCTgcaatcaatcaattaattaatcataatcaAAGTCTTAACTAACTAACCTAGCTAGTATCTTCAAACTATAAAAGCAATTACCACAGTAAGAAGTCGATATTTACCTAAAGGCCACCAGGGACCAAATGACACCAATGAGGCTGGAGTAAGTGTTGGGATTACGGATAAGCTTCCTCCACACCATGATCAGTATCAGGCGCGTCATCACACTCGCTGGAGGCATGTGTTTTGACACTCCAACCCCCGCCGCTCCGGTTGCCTTTGGGTGCAACTCCGCCGTCGAACTCGACCCCAGTTTGTTCAGCCCTCCGGGACCCTCTTTCTCCCCTTCTTCCTCTCCTTGCTCCCCATCTACTTTCCCTGTTgggaacttcaactcttccccACCAAACTCACCTTCCACTGTCAACCCATCAATATGTATGATTCTCCTCCCTTGTCAAATTACATAAACAaactttaaaaaagaaaaaggaagcaaATATACCTTTGTTGGATTCCCCATTTTGAGGGTGCTCGTCAGCAACCAGCATCCTGATCTCCTTCGCGCCTTGATCGGAGCGACCAGACTGATCGGACGCTCCAAAATCCGCGCTGCCAAACACGTGAAGCCCGCCAGTTTCTGAAACCGGCGAAGCGCTGGAGCTCCACACAAACATGTGGAGCTCCTTTGCATCATGGCTCGCTTTAGCACCAGCAGCAGCACCGCCGCTACCAGGTTGAGCCTGAACCAACTGCTGCCCCTGTGGCTGTGGCTGAGGCTGAACCTGTGGGGGAGGAGGCGGAGCTGCCACTGGTGGCACTTGTGAATTCTTGACGCTCTTGCTGCTCAAGCTGGCAGCGAATTCTGGATTGGGAGCTGGGTACGAAGTGGGAACTGTCTGCGCCGGGTAAAACCCGAACCTCGGGGAGCTCATGTTCTCTTCGAAGTTGGAGGGACGCGGCGTAGGCCCCCGCGAAGTGGACTGAGCGGAGTATAAGTCATTAGCACCAAAGTTAGAATGCCTCGGCGGGTGGTACCCCATCATGGAGTAAAAATCTGCGTGGTTGAAGTTGGACCCTCGCGGCGTCGGATTCCGGGAACTGCTAAGGCTGTAAATCTCGGCGCCGGTTAGGTTCGACGGACGCGGCGTCATCATGAACGACCTTCGCGACGCGTTAGACTTCCTCACAGTAACATGAAGCTTACCGTCATCACCAACCTCCGCATCGGTCTCAAGAAAATCTCTACCGTCGAGCGAAACCACGTCGGAGTCCACCTTAAAGGACACAATAGAAGCCGCGGTTTCCGGAAACTGCTCCATAATAAGCAGCTTGGCTCCGCGGTACTCGAAGAGAAAGAGTAAGAGAGTGTACCATATGATACACTGGAGCACCACCACCTGAACCATGAGTTGGCCGGAGTAGTCGCCGTACATGGCGATGAGGAGTGGGATCCCCATGACAAGAGTGTTGGGCAATGTGGAGAGGGAGAAGATGGTGATCATCCACTCGAGGCTTCCGTTGGCGGTGAAGTTGGTCCATATGGCCAAGGCAAAGAGCATCATCACCTTCTGTAGCGTGTCGGCGGCGATGAACCGGAAGTTCATCTCGTAAGGGTTGTTGGAGGATATGAAGTGGAAAGAAAGCAGCGGCACGGCGAAGATCGCGACAAAACGGTTGATCCCGGAGCACTGGTCCGGCGAGAAAATCTTCCACCACCGGACGGAACCGTACGCGAGGATCATCGCCACGTACAGCGGAACCACCGCTGTTAAGACGCTGTATAGGTCCTTCCAGCTtatcatcttttcttttctttttgtctttcttctttttgattAAGTTTTGAGAGAGAGTTTGGTTAATGGTGGAATGGCATGAGCTTGGAAATTAGGGAGAGCCTGGAGGGTAAAATAGgaataaaaattgaaacagaaagaaagaaatgaagaaacCGTTAGATAACTAACTAGTAGTAAGTGGTTTAGGAGGGTTGGGGTTGGTTCAGTGATCTGTTCTCTCTGCTGATTTTGCTGAAggaattttagagagagaatgTGAAGTCTGAGACAGTGAATTTACAAAGATAAAGGTGTAGGTTGGGAAGAGTATATATAGGCAGTGACGCAGGTAGAGAGAGAAAGGGGGTAGTCATCACTCAAATTACACTCATACGTAGATAATAGGATGTAGAAGAAGATGTAGCCATATGTGTGCGTATAAAATAAAGCAATAAAGTCACGTATTTTTTAacgaagaaatattatattttattttctgaatatttatttatatacttttttattgttatactAAAAATGATTGATAAGAAAGGAaacaggaaaaaaaattatttttaataatatacaaatagatataaaaatatacaaaaatacatattatatagaaataaaattcgTATATATCTGATGGTAATTTATGATATTGTTTTGGAAATTAAAGTGAGTGATTATTGATGAGCATTGAGCAATATTGGGCTGGGTTTAGGGTGGGGGACCAATGAGAAGTTGAGTTAGGAAGTAACCGCCCGCTATAGTTAAGGGTAACCCAGGATGGGAGGTGCATAAAGCTAAATGTTGCATGCTAGCAATGGATCGTGTGGTGGGGAATAACGGAGTATTAAATCTGGTGTTGAAAACTTTTGAGTTCGATCTGTTATCGTGTTCATTTTTCgtacttttattttgaaaataaaaaaattgtgaaaccaagattttttattattcttttgcttcatcttaaatataaaaatcaatcaAACCCTCTATTTTTTCTCTGCTtgattatttatcttttcaccATTTAAATGAAGCTCAATTGAGGGACAAAGTTTCTGATATAGAGCATTTTATATCAGATTTTTGGAAAAGACTCAATGAATACATGTTGAAATTAGGCCTCACAATACAGCTCGTATTCATGGGTATCCCACTCGTCTCAATTTGATCTAGATAGATTTTGCACAGAATGAGTTTCTATTCGGATTGAGGTAGGACAAgattaaaatttagagaatcttaaattctaacttttttttctttttcgttctaaagttaaaatttaaaatttttaaaattaattaatatatataaaataagagtattttagttattttttataataaagatattatagttattttttattaaaaaaatattaatttgtaccaatttaaaatttaatttattaattttttgaccaAACTAATTTGTTcggtctaattttaataaaaataacataatttaactggttatatgtgttaaattttaatttaaaaaaacttataaaaaggGACATTATTTTATCTAAGtggctatatatataaaagtaggaATGAGGTGAGTAACTAGTGAGTGAATTTGGGATAGAATTTTATATCCATAAATAATAATGAGACAgagtttaaataaaataaaatagggtGAGCGAAAATCGGTTAATATAAAAATTCGtctttatcaatttattttattatcatccctaattaaaatacaaaaaattacataaaaaacgtttgaaataatatttatttatacataattatataatgattaatttgatagttaaatttttttatgtaaacctaatattttatatatatggacACACTATGtgaattttagtatgtttatcGTCATCATGGTGACTATAATTGCTACATTTTGATATGAGAACTACTAGGTAATAATAAttcatcaataataaaaaaaatatattttaaataacacTCTCATTTAAGCTGTCAAATGGGTTAGTCCAGCCTATTTATTTTGGATTTGTTTAAATTGGATTTGTTTAAATTTACTTCATTCGTAGATTATAATTCTTTAGTTTGGATCGTTTATGGTCAACCCAATAGATTAAACGGGTCctgtttattcttttattttattttttaaaaaatattttgataaaaaatatttttaggtaaaaaatctttaaaaaataattttttagttgatGGGTTAGATTTTTGAGTCGGATCAAGAAAAATATCGACTAAaagtactatttttttaaaaaaatgtaaaaaaataaacgaGACATCTATTTAGTCTGCAGACTACTAATTTATTTAACTCATCATTTTCTTTGGATTAATCGGATTCAACCCGTTTATCTCAAAATTTAAATGGAtttaattttagagataaaACCTAtccatttaaatatataaacaaaCTGACTCAATAAATTTAGCCCATTTTAACGACCGAGCTTGCTATCACATTCCACAATAActtgatatattttttctttcattataatGATCAAAATTTGTGCTGTTACATCCAAAAATCCTTCATTTATATTCttttctattatatttataattatccaatttttttaaataaaaatcataattttaaaacacagctcatataaaaaattttaaaatatcaaaatcaaatattacaaatttatcTACATTCAGTAAAAGATGAGATTGATTATATTCTCCAGAAACGTGACAACATCAATATGAGTGACTGTATGTCAATAAAAAAACTGTAATATGGaacagaaaaattaaataaattatgatgTAACACAAAATAAGATAGACAATTGATGAGGTTgaacaataaaataagttaaacaaatcatattgatttaaaaaaagaagacatgaatgatgatgacgatgaattaaggaagaacaatagaaaagagaagaaaagaatattatttttaacctAATATCATTACATACCAACACATGATAAGTGATTTATTGCTAATATCATTACGTACTAACAAATGAAGCGAGATTTATTGCTATACAATGATGAAGGTTTAGTTGAGTCCCTTAAAacgaaataaattaatattaatgctaattaaaaaatattattttattagtctttattataattaatgtataagaaaattaaataatcaattaTAACCTAACGTGTGATAGGGCGGGTGGATATTGAAAGGAAAAATAAGAgtattgtagttattttttataaaaaaataatattaatttagaccagttcaagatttgattcatTATTTTTTCGGTTAAATCAATTTTCTAggctaattttaataaaaataacatgatttaaacgattatatatattaattttaattactaaaaaatattttaaaaaaatattttaggtgTTTTTATCTAAGTAACTCCCATGTTATAAAAGTACTTAATGTAATTTCACGCATTTCCAGTAACAAAAAATCGTTTAAAATCATTGGAACAATCATCCAAACAATATCACTTTGATCTCTCTTTTTTGCCTCTATTTCTGGGTTTCACATGATTTTCAGGAGCCTGATTTTTCAGAGAAGGAGCAGAATCATAAGGGGGATGACAACAACTAATAAAAGAATCATGTTCATGCAATGTCAATCTTTAACTGTATAGAAAGTGAAGATCGAAGAGGCATCGATTGCCAAACTACTAGAACAGAAATAACAAATTAAGAACCTCTAACTAAAAGTTACCTAATGACCAACTATAAAGTTAGATGATACATGCTCTAAATGTGTGTAATATAAAAAGTTCAAGaattatttaaaagttattagatgattttttttaaatgtttaatttaatttgaagtattttaattttatttatttagttactaAATTAGGATTTATGTTTATgggtttagagtttttatattttaaccgCATAAGAAGTTATAAATAACTCATAAATTATTATAGTCATAATATAGAATGACTAGAGGagtgtcaaaatattttttaattttgtgataAAATCATAATATGAACAAGTGAGGTTGAGTAAGTTTCTCTCTTGATATATCGAAAAATTAAGTAGAAAATTGAGTGAGTcatttggatttaatttttaaactatggTGTGGACATATTAGATTGATGAgtcttttttttgtcaaaatgaCGAAACTTTTAAACTTGTAATTACTGATAATAACTTTGACATTCtgtaataatttttatgatGTATGCTAATTTTTGTCAATATATTTGTACATGAATTATAGTTTATCGAAATATACTTATTAATGATCACTCTCTATTTTTTcagcaatttaatttctaaaataaataatttaatttataaagacAACGATGACGTTGGCTTGCTTGTTATGACGGCAGTGATAATggaatagaatttttttttcagaaagaataattaaaaaaatggtttaattattaatatttgaaaaaattatataattatttattttaaatatttttaaaacttaagtCTAATTAAATTGAAGTAACTCAAGTCACAAATATAATTaggtattaaattaaaatatcatttaattaaaaattaacacatcatgaaaaataaattatatattatttaaaaaagtgaGTAGAATTCACTTAATTAaattaccaaaataaaaattaacttttatacTCTATATATATCATTCTGCAAATCTCTTATTCGTTTGAGAGAATCTAATTAAATAAGAATATCTCGTACGGTTCGACAATCATAAGTTGCAGCATCTTGAAACAGGAGAATGTGTTGCATTTGGCTCGTAGTCATTTCTTCCTATAACACTGTCCAAATCATTCAATGGCTAGCTAGAATCAACCTAGAAGTATTGTAACTGCAATCCATACAAAATGTAAGGACTAAGGACAGAGCATGTTATTACAAANNNNNNNNNNNNNNNNNNNNNNNNNNNNNNNNNNNNNNNNNNNatatatatatatattgtgcaaccaaagaaaaaaaaaaaatctcatgtGGGAAAATATTGATGAGTCACCTTTCTCGTAGTCCTTTCTATTCTTTTTCTAATACTAAACTTTTCTTTTCGCACCTTAGGATTAGACATTACAGCATGTATAAATTCTAGTTTCAACTAACAAACAAAATAGTATATTAAGTTTGAGTAATAGtacatgtatattaaaattagcaacTAAATTCAGtcactagtataaaatatatattaaaaataaattaaactatatctgtatttatacacaaatacattagtggttgattttagttattaattttagtatacaaataacatttttaattaaattttgagtGAGTTTTACTAATAAATTTGAGTGTGTGAATCTTGAAAAACTCTTGTTGAAGAACCGTCATTTCAAATATTGGagaattatttgtttttattttttgtttgtcatgctttttttcttgaaaagaaattatattttacatacaTCCATGCTTCTAACCTTTCCTAATTGTATTGCTATCAGCTTATTAATTGTTCTGAATTTTCAACTCTCAGCTTCGatgttcttttcttcttccttattttttttctatctacCGAAATAAAAGCTtcgtttctttttcattcttacaagtacagttatatatatatatatatatatattgatgaaacatttaattgattaatatttttgGGTAAAGTTACAGAGGCCATTATCGAGGCTGGAGCGTGTTTGCTTCCATGATAGCGACACAGTATACAAGTTTTGAAAAAaagcaattaaaaaaatagcattaGGAAAGGCAATTCTCCTAAAATCCGAAAAGAACTAGAGCAAAATTATAGTGgaaacaaaaaatcataaaacaactaaaaaaaatgagtgTGATCAAATTTTGCTAATgtatttatattattctttcTTTCCCTGAATATATAATTAAGTGACACATTTCAATTTTCGTCAAGCAACGATTGAatatgattatatattttttcaattatttcttttaatattttttggtgttttggcttttttttaaaaaaagttaatgaattaatgattaaattcatttctaaaaaatcacgcataaattaatttagttctACAAAGATTTAATACTTCATTTTGgtttttaaataattctaaGTTAAATTGGTCTTTCTAACTTGTTGATGTGTCATCAATAAGTAAACGTGACATGTGACCAAATTTACCATACATCAACAATGATCAGTGACACTTAGAGAAACTTAACAAAACGATTAATTTAACTTACGTTTATATATTTTACaggtttaattactttattagtTTCTATAgttctattaaaattttaattaggtttttatttttttctaataattacATATCTAGATAGTAATAGTAGTCGTTGTGGTTGTCAGTTTCGTGGCCCTAAGTCGACAGCGCAGAAGGCCTTGATGTCTATCTGCCACTAGCAAGGTCAATACCAGTCACATGCATTTAGGCCTGATACACCTCCATCTGAATCTCCATATGCTGCATTTGCTCTAGCGACTCCCTCCACTCCAGCCTGAACTCATTCGTAGATGTCACGTAGTTCAGGATTTTCTGATACCTCTCCCGATAATCATTAAGCTCTTGAGCCTACAATTGAAGGATGTGTTGGAACTCCCGCACCTGCAGTCTCAAATCTACGCCTTCTTCAGCCTCGACAGCTCGATTGGTGGCGGAACCTGACGACGGCCTGAACGTGGATGTGCGAAGGCTATTGGCGGAGAAAGACTCTATCCCGTATACGCGATTCTTGTACGGCACTAAGGGGGTCTCGCGCCAAACCGCATGGGGATTGATGACTGAAGCTGTAGAGCCATCGGTGGCATCCTCCCCACCTTGCTGAGACTATAGAGT from Arachis duranensis cultivar V14167 chromosome 4, aradu.V14167.gnm2.J7QH, whole genome shotgun sequence encodes:
- the LOC107484194 gene encoding auxin efflux carrier component 4 isoform X2, giving the protein MISWKDLYSVLTAVVPLYVAMILAYGSVRWWKIFSPDQCSGINRFVAIFAVPLLSFHFISSNNPYEMNFRFIAADTLQKVMMLFALAIWTNFTANGSLEWMITIFSLSTLPNTLVMGIPLLIAMYGDYSGQLMVQVVVLQCIIWYTLLLFLFEYRGAKLLIMEQFPETAASIVSFKVDSDVVSLDGRDFLETDAEVGDDGKLHVTVRKSNASRRSFMMTPRPSNLTGAEIYSLSSSRNPTPRGSNFNHADFYSMMGYHPPRHSNFGANDLYSAQSTSRGPTPRPSNFEENMSSPRFGFYPAQTVPTSYPAPNPEFAASLSSKSVKNSQVPPVAAPPPPPQVQPQPQPQGQQLVQAQPAMMQRSSTCLCGAPALRRFQKLAGFTCLAARILERPISLVAPIKARRRSGCWLLTSTLKMGNPTKVYLLPFSFLKFVYLKFPTGKVDGEQGEEEGEKEGPGGLNKLGSSSTAELHPKATGAAGVGVSKHMPPASVMTRLILIMVWRKLIRNPNTYSSLIGVIWSLVAFRWHVHMPKIIEKSISILSDAGLGMAMFSLGLFMALQPKIIACGNSVATFAMAVRFLTGPAVMAAASIAVGLRGTLLRVAIVQAALPQGIVPFVFAKEYNVHPAILSTAVIFGMLIALPITLVYYILLGL
- the LOC107484194 gene encoding auxin efflux carrier component 4 isoform X1; this encodes MISWKDLYSVLTAVVPLYVAMILAYGSVRWWKIFSPDQCSGINRFVAIFAVPLLSFHFISSNNPYEMNFRFIAADTLQKVMMLFALAIWTNFTANGSLEWMITIFSLSTLPNTLVMGIPLLIAMYGDYSGQLMVQVVVLQCIIWYTLLLFLFEYRGAKLLIMEQFPETAASIVSFKVDSDVVSLDGRDFLETDAEVGDDGKLHVTVRKSNASRRSFMMTPRPSNLTGAEIYSLSSSRNPTPRGSNFNHADFYSMMGYHPPRHSNFGANDLYSAQSTSRGPTPRPSNFEENMSSPRFGFYPAQTVPTSYPAPNPEFAASLSSKSVKNSQVPPVAAPPPPPQVQPQPQPQGQQLVQAQPGSGGAAAGAKASHDAKELHMFVWSSSASPVSETGGLHVFGSADFGASDQSGRSDQGAKEIRMLVADEHPQNGESNKVEGEFGGEELKFPTGKVDGEQGEEEGEKEGPGGLNKLGSSSTAELHPKATGAAGVGVSKHMPPASVMTRLILIMVWRKLIRNPNTYSSLIGVIWSLVAFRWHVHMPKIIEKSISILSDAGLGMAMFSLGLFMALQPKIIACGNSVATFAMAVRFLTGPAVMAAASIAVGLRGTLLRVAIVQAALPQGIVPFVFAKEYNVHPAILSTAVIFGMLIALPITLVYYILLGL